In Achromobacter spanius, the following proteins share a genomic window:
- a CDS encoding carboxymuconolactone decarboxylase family protein, producing MADIKSETQALFDQGLNLRREVLGTEYVDGSLARANDFMMAFQHITTEWCWGYTWGRPGLEKKTRSMLNLAMLTALNRPAEIKLHVKGALNNGVTVEEIKEILLQATVYCGIPAGLDAFKVANQVLEEEGAFKEQQA from the coding sequence ATGGCAGACATCAAATCCGAAACCCAAGCCCTGTTTGACCAAGGCCTGAACCTGCGTCGCGAGGTGCTGGGTACCGAGTACGTGGATGGTTCGCTGGCGCGCGCCAACGACTTCATGATGGCGTTCCAGCACATCACCACCGAATGGTGCTGGGGCTATACCTGGGGCCGTCCGGGCCTGGAAAAGAAGACGCGCAGCATGCTGAACCTGGCCATGCTGACGGCGCTGAACCGTCCGGCCGAGATCAAGCTGCACGTCAAGGGCGCGCTGAACAACGGCGTCACGGTGGAAGAGATCAAAGAGATCCTGCTGCAAGCCACTGTGTATTGCGGCATTCCGGCGGGGCTGGACGCCTTCAAAGTGGCCAACCAGGTGCTGGAAGAAGAGGGCGCCTTCAAGGAGCAGCAAGCATGA
- a CDS encoding Bug family tripartite tricarboxylate transporter substrate binding protein, translating to MKKTLRAALAVGLLALGANAGAQDYPTRSISMVVPYAAGGSTDGLARIVAQAMGENLGQTVVVENLGGGGTMIGNQRVTRAAPDGYTITFGNMGSLAIAPSLYPKAKFDPRRDMAAIGLVATVPMVLSVSKKSGITTLPDFVARMKKNGAEVNFGNAGSGSTSHIAAAYFMHVTQTQGMQIPYRGAGPAIADLMAGTVDAVIDQTVTMIPIHEGKRVTALAVASASRLPQIPDVPTFAEAGVPAFNMSVWNGIAAPAGTPPAVIARLEQALAAALNSPGVRDSLDKLAAQAPAGKDQGAAAFQALIARDVPHFAALIRDANITVN from the coding sequence ATGAAGAAGACATTGCGGGCGGCCCTGGCCGTCGGCCTGCTTGCGCTTGGCGCCAACGCAGGCGCGCAGGACTACCCCACGCGGTCCATCTCGATGGTGGTGCCCTATGCGGCGGGCGGCTCCACCGATGGTCTGGCCCGCATCGTGGCGCAGGCCATGGGCGAGAATCTGGGCCAGACCGTCGTTGTGGAAAACCTGGGCGGCGGCGGCACCATGATCGGCAATCAGCGCGTGACGCGCGCCGCGCCCGATGGCTACACGATCACCTTCGGCAACATGGGTTCGCTGGCGATCGCGCCGTCGCTGTATCCCAAGGCCAAGTTCGATCCGCGCCGCGACATGGCCGCCATCGGCCTGGTGGCCACGGTGCCGATGGTGCTGTCGGTCAGCAAGAAAAGCGGCATCACCACGCTGCCCGATTTCGTTGCGCGCATGAAGAAGAACGGTGCGGAGGTGAACTTCGGCAATGCGGGGTCCGGCTCCACCAGCCACATCGCGGCGGCCTACTTCATGCATGTGACGCAGACCCAGGGCATGCAGATTCCGTATCGCGGGGCGGGGCCGGCCATCGCCGACCTGATGGCCGGCACGGTGGACGCGGTGATCGACCAGACCGTGACGATGATTCCCATCCATGAAGGCAAGCGCGTCACAGCCCTGGCCGTGGCCAGCGCCTCGCGCCTGCCGCAGATTCCGGATGTGCCGACGTTTGCGGAAGCCGGGGTGCCGGCCTTCAACATGAGCGTCTGGAACGGCATCGCCGCGCCGGCCGGCACGCCACCCGCCGTCATCGCGCGCCTGGAGCAGGCGCTGGCGGCAGCCTTGAACAGCCCCGGCGTGCGCGATTCATTGGACAAGCTGGCGGCGCAGGCGCCCGCCGGCAAAGACCAGGGCGCGGCGGCATTCCAGGCGCTGATCGCGCGTGACGTACCGCATTTCGCGGCCTTGATCCGGGACGCCAACATCACCGTCAACTGA
- a CDS encoding NAD(P)-dependent oxidoreductase yields the protein MSAAQERVGLIGIGSMGWPMAARLVQAGFAVTVFDAVPGQADKFAREVGGQAAATCAALAAQSDIIVTMLPTSGIVEQVLSGADGVLAGLRAGSVVVEMSSGVPAHTQRLAQAVAEAGGQMVDAPVSGGVPRARTGDLSIMFGGPAATLERVRPALSAMGTSITPVGDVGSAHAMKALNNLVSAGGFLIGVEAMLIGQQFGLDPNVIVDVLNASTGMNNSTQKKFKQFVLSREFNSGFGLDLMVKDLGIALGIATDTGTPTPFASLCRELWASAGKTLGKGQDHTAVARLSEQLAGVELGAKKADS from the coding sequence ATGAGCGCAGCGCAAGAACGCGTGGGCCTGATCGGCATCGGCAGCATGGGTTGGCCGATGGCGGCGCGGCTGGTGCAGGCCGGCTTCGCGGTGACGGTGTTTGATGCCGTGCCGGGCCAAGCCGATAAGTTCGCGCGGGAAGTGGGCGGCCAGGCGGCCGCCACGTGCGCGGCGCTGGCCGCGCAAAGCGACATCATCGTCACCATGCTGCCCACCAGCGGCATCGTTGAACAAGTCTTGAGCGGCGCCGACGGCGTGTTGGCCGGCTTGCGTGCCGGCAGCGTGGTGGTGGAGATGAGCTCGGGCGTGCCGGCCCATACGCAGCGCCTGGCTCAGGCCGTGGCCGAAGCGGGCGGGCAGATGGTGGATGCTCCCGTGTCCGGCGGCGTGCCGCGCGCGCGCACCGGCGACCTGTCCATCATGTTCGGCGGCCCGGCCGCGACGCTTGAGCGCGTGCGCCCGGCACTGTCGGCCATGGGCACGTCCATCACCCCGGTGGGCGATGTGGGCAGCGCCCACGCGATGAAGGCGCTGAACAATCTGGTGTCGGCGGGCGGCTTTTTGATCGGCGTGGAAGCCATGCTGATCGGCCAGCAATTCGGCCTGGATCCAAACGTGATCGTGGACGTGCTGAACGCCTCCACCGGCATGAACAATTCCACGCAAAAGAAGTTCAAGCAGTTCGTGCTGTCGCGCGAATTCAACTCGGGCTTCGGCCTGGATCTGATGGTGAAGGACCTGGGCATTGCGCTGGGCATCGCCACCGATACCGGCACGCCCACGCCGTTCGCGTCGCTGTGCCGCGAGCTCTGGGCCTCGGCCGGCAAGACGCTGGGCAAGGGGCAGGATCACACCGCCGTGGCGCGCCTGTCGGAACAGTTGGCGGGCGTGGAGCTGGGCGCAAAGAAAGCGGATTCCTAG